Proteins from a genomic interval of Oncorhynchus clarkii lewisi isolate Uvic-CL-2024 chromosome 13, UVic_Ocla_1.0, whole genome shotgun sequence:
- the LOC139424377 gene encoding zinc finger protein 271-like isoform X2, whose translation MDQDKSSPFPSTLPESPGQTSPGTALLLGLVDCRTTPGQRGEEEEKEDGDLISLRDSPNRCSLSGRGLSSGEPRQHRDADKTEKSLSRSGRFNKHRHRGIGKKPHHCCFDWGKSLAKQKELIIYQRHNTGEKPYHCSQCGKSLAASKTLKSQRIHTGERPYPCFDCGMTFSQSRALTTHQRIHTGEKPYSCDQCGKSFRNSGHLTRHKRIHTGEKPYSCDQCGKSFRRSGHLTRHQRIHTREKPYSCDQCGKSFNQSGDLTTHQRIHTGEKPYSCDQCGKSFKNSGHLTSHKRIHTGKKPYSCEECGKSFALSGTLTTHKRIHTGEKPYSCDQCGKSFNHSGSLITHQYIHTGEKPYSCDQCGKSFNHSGNLTSHQRIHTGEKPYSCIQCGKSFRKSGHLTEHQCKHTGEKPYSCDQCGKSFNQLGDLTKHQRIHTGEKPYSCDQCGKSFNHSGSLVTHQRIHTGEKPYSCDQCGKSFNQSGDLTTHQRIHTGEKPYSCYHCGKSFSNSGHLTAHQRTHTGEKPYSCDQCGKSFNQSGVLTKHQRIHTGEKPYSCDQCGKSFNQSGYLTIHQRIHTGERPYSCDQCGKSFAQDSTLTAHQRIHTGEKPYSCDQCGKSFNQSGSLTIHQRIHTGERPYSCDQCGKSFAQDSSLTTHQVTHTGEKPYSCLCGKSFAHSGSLKKHQKSQTCFILSPSSPAPFPDP comes from the exons ATGGATCAG GACAAATCTAGCCCATTCCCCTCCACCCTCCCGGAGTCCCCAGGTCAAACGTCTCCCGGGACCGCTTTACTGCTGGGTCTGGTTGACTGCAGGACAACACCGGggcagagaggagaagaagaagagaaggaagatgGAGATTTGATTTCATTAA GGGACAGCCCTAACCGTTGCTCTCTCAGCGGGAGAGGCTTGTCATCTGGGGAGCCTCGACAACATCGTGATGCTGACAagacagagaagagtctctccagatcaggaCGTTTCAATAAACACCGGCATAGAGGTATAGGGAAGAAACCTCACCACTGCTGCTTTGACTGGGGGAAGAGTTTAGCTAAACAGAAGGAATTGATCATTTACCAGCGGCAtaacactggagagaaaccgtaCCACTGCTCTCAGTGCGGGAAGAGTTTAGCTGCATCTAAAACCTTAAAATCTCAGAGAATTCATACAGGGGAGAGGCCTTACCCCTGCTTTGATTGTGGGATGACCTTCAGTCAATCAAGGGCCCTGACAACacaccaacgcatacacacaggagagaagccttacagctgtgatcagtgtgggaagagcttcaggAACTCAGGACACCTGACTAGACACAaacgcatacacacaggagagaagccttacagctgtgatcagtgtgggaagagcttccgGAGGTCAGGACACCTGACTAGacaccaacgcatacacacaagagagaagccttacagctgtgatcagtgtggaaagagcttcAATCAATCAGGCGATCTGACAACacaccaacgcatacacacaggagagaagccttatagctgtgatcagtgtgggaagagcttcaagaACTCAGGACACCTGACTAGTCACAAACGCATACACACAGGaaagaagccttatagctgtgaagagtgtgggaagagctttgcacTGTCCGGAACTCTGACTACACACAaacgcatacacacaggagagaagccttatagctgtgatcagtgtgggaagagcttcaatcaTTCAGGATCCCTGATTAcacatcaatacatacacacaggagagaagccttatagctgtgatcagtgtgggaagagcttcaatcaTTCAGGAAATCTGACTTCACACCAACgcatacatacaggagagaagccttatagctgtattcagtgtgggaagagcttcaggAAGTCAGGACACCTGACTGAACACCAGTgcaaacacacaggagagaagccttatagctgtgatcagtgtgggaagagcttcaatcaattaggagacctgactaaacaccaacgcatacacacaggagagaagccttatagctgtgatcagtgtgggaagagcttcaatcaTTCAGGATCCTTGGTTACacaccaacgcatacacacaggagagaagccttatagctgtgatcagtgtgggaagagcttcaatcaATCAGGAGACCTGACTACacaccaacgcatacacacaggagagaagccttatagctgttatcattgtgggaagagcttcagtaACTCAGGACACCTGACTGCACaccagcgcacacacacaggagagaagccttatagctgtgatcagtgtgggaagagcttcaatcaATCAGGAGTCCTGACTAAacaccaacgcatacacacaggagagaagccttatagctgtgatcagtgtgggaagagcttcaatcaATCAGGATACCTAACTATACACCAAcgaatacacactggagagagaccttatagctgtgatcagtgtgggaagagttttgctcaAGATTCCACCCTGACTGCacaccaacgcatacacacaggagagaagccttatagctgtgatcagtgtgggaagagcttcaatcaATCAGGATCCCTAACTATACACCAAcgaatacacactggagagagaccttatagctgtgatcagtgtgggaagagttttgctcaAGATTCCAGCCTGACTAcacaccaggtcacacacactggagagaaaccttactccTGTCTATGTGGAAAGAGCTTTGCTCATTCAGGGTCACTGAAAAAACACCAGAAATCACAAACGTGTTTTATTTTATCTCCCTCCTCTCCGGCACCGTTTCCAGATCCCTAA
- the LOC139423747 gene encoding G-protein coupled receptor 4-like: MTSNDLSLNSTSTLSPEPWTPPPWYQFHVCSVAPYGFIFYFGVKVFNLAIGTPCNILVLWQISSRKSDSSTSDIFIFNLALMDTYFCLMGPIDMVNRLVLDHQGIWYFQRFAYGVKDTGPLFLVCICLDRYVAVVHPVLFTGIRDNKIRVGVSVVTWALILAYSLTKSILGVMSVNEVFSGLILFAFALMIYCNLSIIWVLRRSVAGKEVMHPVKKKAFKMVLVILGIIFVNYLPPVALVPFFSYYTFVQFRCQVSTSVFAIMDLSCSMEPLLYITKMDRPACVPGWCCAGESSAKKPYEVKV; this comes from the exons ATGACCTCCAATGACCTCTCCCTGAACTCAACGTCGACCCTTAGTCCGGAACCTTGGACCCCGCCTCCTTGGTACCAATTCCACGTCTGCTCCGTGGCCCCTTACGGATTCATCTTCTACTTTGGAGTCAAAGTCTTCAACCTGGCCATAG GCACACCCTGCAATATACTGGTCCTGTGGCAGATCTCCAGCAGGAAAAGTGACTCGTCCACGTCTGACATCTTCATCTTTAATCTGGCTTTAATGGACACCTACTTCTGCCTCATGGGGCCCATAGACATGGTCAACAGGCTGGTCCTGGACCACCAAGGCATCTGGTACTTCCAACGCTTTGCCTACGGGGTCAAAGACACAGGACCCCTCTTCCTG GTGTGTATCTGTCTGGACCGCTACGTGGCCGTGGTCCATCCGGTGCTGTTCACCGGTATCCGTGACAACAAGATCCGCGTTGGTGTCTCTGTGGTAACCTGGGCCCTCATCCTGGCCTACAGCCTCACAAAGAGCATCCTGGGAGTCATGTCTGTCAACGAGGTGTTCAGCGGCCTCATCCTCTTCGCCTTCGCCCTCATGATCTACTGTAACCTCTCCATCATATGGGTCCTACGCCGCTCCGTAGCCGGGAAGGAGGTGATGCACCCCGTGAAGAAGAAGGCCTTCAAAATGGTGCTGGTCATCTTGGGTATAATCTTTGTCAACTACCTTCCTCCTGTGGCTCTTGTTCCGTTCTTCTCCTACTACACGTTCGTCCAGTTCCGCTGTCAGGTGTCTACCAGTGTGTTCGCCATCATGGATCTGAGTTGTAGTATGGAGCCACTTCTGTATATTACCAAGATGGACAGGCCTGCGTGTGTACCTGGCTGGTGCTGTGCGGGGGAGAGCTCGGCCAAGAAACCCTACGAGGTTAAAGTGTGA
- the LOC139424377 gene encoding zinc finger protein 271-like isoform X1, which translates to MDQDKSSPFPSTLPESPGQTSPGTALLLGLVDCRTTPGQRGEEEEKEDGDLISLSKNHGDSPNRCSLSGRGLSSGEPRQHRDADKTEKSLSRSGRFNKHRHRGIGKKPHHCCFDWGKSLAKQKELIIYQRHNTGEKPYHCSQCGKSLAASKTLKSQRIHTGERPYPCFDCGMTFSQSRALTTHQRIHTGEKPYSCDQCGKSFRNSGHLTRHKRIHTGEKPYSCDQCGKSFRRSGHLTRHQRIHTREKPYSCDQCGKSFNQSGDLTTHQRIHTGEKPYSCDQCGKSFKNSGHLTSHKRIHTGKKPYSCEECGKSFALSGTLTTHKRIHTGEKPYSCDQCGKSFNHSGSLITHQYIHTGEKPYSCDQCGKSFNHSGNLTSHQRIHTGEKPYSCIQCGKSFRKSGHLTEHQCKHTGEKPYSCDQCGKSFNQLGDLTKHQRIHTGEKPYSCDQCGKSFNHSGSLVTHQRIHTGEKPYSCDQCGKSFNQSGDLTTHQRIHTGEKPYSCYHCGKSFSNSGHLTAHQRTHTGEKPYSCDQCGKSFNQSGVLTKHQRIHTGEKPYSCDQCGKSFNQSGYLTIHQRIHTGERPYSCDQCGKSFAQDSTLTAHQRIHTGEKPYSCDQCGKSFNQSGSLTIHQRIHTGERPYSCDQCGKSFAQDSSLTTHQVTHTGEKPYSCLCGKSFAHSGSLKKHQKSQTCFILSPSSPAPFPDP; encoded by the exons ATGGATCAG GACAAATCTAGCCCATTCCCCTCCACCCTCCCGGAGTCCCCAGGTCAAACGTCTCCCGGGACCGCTTTACTGCTGGGTCTGGTTGACTGCAGGACAACACCGGggcagagaggagaagaagaagagaaggaagatgGAGATTTGATTTCATTAAGTAAGAACCATG GGGACAGCCCTAACCGTTGCTCTCTCAGCGGGAGAGGCTTGTCATCTGGGGAGCCTCGACAACATCGTGATGCTGACAagacagagaagagtctctccagatcaggaCGTTTCAATAAACACCGGCATAGAGGTATAGGGAAGAAACCTCACCACTGCTGCTTTGACTGGGGGAAGAGTTTAGCTAAACAGAAGGAATTGATCATTTACCAGCGGCAtaacactggagagaaaccgtaCCACTGCTCTCAGTGCGGGAAGAGTTTAGCTGCATCTAAAACCTTAAAATCTCAGAGAATTCATACAGGGGAGAGGCCTTACCCCTGCTTTGATTGTGGGATGACCTTCAGTCAATCAAGGGCCCTGACAACacaccaacgcatacacacaggagagaagccttacagctgtgatcagtgtgggaagagcttcaggAACTCAGGACACCTGACTAGACACAaacgcatacacacaggagagaagccttacagctgtgatcagtgtgggaagagcttccgGAGGTCAGGACACCTGACTAGacaccaacgcatacacacaagagagaagccttacagctgtgatcagtgtggaaagagcttcAATCAATCAGGCGATCTGACAACacaccaacgcatacacacaggagagaagccttatagctgtgatcagtgtgggaagagcttcaagaACTCAGGACACCTGACTAGTCACAAACGCATACACACAGGaaagaagccttatagctgtgaagagtgtgggaagagctttgcacTGTCCGGAACTCTGACTACACACAaacgcatacacacaggagagaagccttatagctgtgatcagtgtgggaagagcttcaatcaTTCAGGATCCCTGATTAcacatcaatacatacacacaggagagaagccttatagctgtgatcagtgtgggaagagcttcaatcaTTCAGGAAATCTGACTTCACACCAACgcatacatacaggagagaagccttatagctgtattcagtgtgggaagagcttcaggAAGTCAGGACACCTGACTGAACACCAGTgcaaacacacaggagagaagccttatagctgtgatcagtgtgggaagagcttcaatcaattaggagacctgactaaacaccaacgcatacacacaggagagaagccttatagctgtgatcagtgtgggaagagcttcaatcaTTCAGGATCCTTGGTTACacaccaacgcatacacacaggagagaagccttatagctgtgatcagtgtgggaagagcttcaatcaATCAGGAGACCTGACTACacaccaacgcatacacacaggagagaagccttatagctgttatcattgtgggaagagcttcagtaACTCAGGACACCTGACTGCACaccagcgcacacacacaggagagaagccttatagctgtgatcagtgtgggaagagcttcaatcaATCAGGAGTCCTGACTAAacaccaacgcatacacacaggagagaagccttatagctgtgatcagtgtgggaagagcttcaatcaATCAGGATACCTAACTATACACCAAcgaatacacactggagagagaccttatagctgtgatcagtgtgggaagagttttgctcaAGATTCCACCCTGACTGCacaccaacgcatacacacaggagagaagccttatagctgtgatcagtgtgggaagagcttcaatcaATCAGGATCCCTAACTATACACCAAcgaatacacactggagagagaccttatagctgtgatcagtgtgggaagagttttgctcaAGATTCCAGCCTGACTAcacaccaggtcacacacactggagagaaaccttactccTGTCTATGTGGAAAGAGCTTTGCTCATTCAGGGTCACTGAAAAAACACCAGAAATCACAAACGTGTTTTATTTTATCTCCCTCCTCTCCGGCACCGTTTCCAGATCCCTAA